The genomic window AATTTACCCCTACATACGTCGAATTTGTAGATATTGCAGGATTAGTAAAAGGAGCATCGTCGGGCGAAGGTCTTGGAAATAAATTTTTATCCCACATAAGAAACGTCGATTTAATTATTCAGGTAATAAGGGTTTTTAAAGAAAGCACGGTAGTTCATGTAGAGGGAGGAGTAAATCCGGCAAGAGACCTCGATATTATAAATACGGAGCTCGCTCTTAGCGATATAGAAATTCTTTCCAAGCATATGCAAAAGCTTGAAAAAATAGCAAGAAGCGGAGATAAAACGGCCGGTTCCAATCTTGATTTTTTAAAAAAAATTAACGATAAACTTTCCGAATCCGGCTATATCGATATCGCCGGATTAGACGGCGACGAGAAAATTTTACTGAAATCCCTCGGCATAATATCCGCAAAACCATCTTTATACGTTCTCAACGTAGACGAGGATATGCTTGCCCATGATTTTTTAAATAAAGATATAGAAGATATTATGAATATAGCAAAGCCCAAAAATATACCGGTTATAAGGTTATGCGCAAAATTAGAAGAAGAGCTTGCTTCTTTAAAAGAAGAAGACAGGCAGATTTTTCTTAAAGATTACGGCATAGAATCTTCCGCCTTAGATACCGTTGCTTCGGTCAGTTTTAAACTTCTCGGTTTAATCTCATTTTTTACCGCAGGCAAGCAGGAAGTAAGGGCGTGGGAAATAAAAAACGGGTGGAAAGCGCCGCAGGCTGCGGGAACAATTCACACCGATTTTGAAAAAGGTTTTATAAGAGCCGAAGTTATTTCTTACGAAGATTTTATCAAAGCAGGTTCTGAAGCAAATGCTGCAAAAATGGGACTTTTAAGGCTTGAAGGGAAAGACTATGTCGTTAAAGACGGCGATATAATGCATTTTAGATTTAACGTATGATTTGCGGCAGTGTCGGAGTTGAATTCCGCACTGCCGTTTAAGAAGAATGCAGACTCTTCATGTAAGTGATTATGGTGTTTATTACCCCTACCCTTATCATCATTACCGCGTATGCGGCAAGGAGAAGCGCTGCAAGTTTTCCTGCGGCGTTTGAACCGTTTTTTCCGAGATATCTTAAAAAAAGCCTTGTGTTTTTTAAAACGACGTAAACAATTAAAAGGTTTATTATAAAAGCAATAGTTACTATTATATATCCATATATTCCGGTAATTATTAGCAGCGTAGTTAAAACTCCGGGACCTACTATTAAAGGTACGCCTATAGGAACTACTCCCAAATCCGCTTTGTCTGCAGACGAATAAAGTTTGCGTTTTTCCGCAAGAAGATTGTTTATGGATATTATAAACAGAAGAACTCCTCCTGCCATTTCAAAATCGTATATAGAAATTCCCATAACCGCAAAAAGAGATTTGCCAAGCAGAAGAAAGCCTATTCCTACGCTGAAAGCGGTTATTAATGAATTTTTTCTAATCTTTTTTTCTTCGTCTGCTTCAGTATCTTTAACGAAATCTAAATAAATAGGAAGAATTCCAAAAACGTCTATTGCGACGAATATGGGAATTAAAGCAAGGAAGATGTCTTTAAAAAAAATTAAAATAATATTCTGCATAAATTAAAAGTAAAATTGTTTTAAATAAGTATAATATATATAATATAGCATTATAATAACATACAATATTATGAATAACAAAAAAAATAAATTTAATATACTTCATATAGACGCTTTTAAAAATTTCGGCGGAGCCCAAAACGACGTCGTAATTCTGCTTAAATTTTTGAAACTATACCATAGCGAAGAATTCAATATATTCGTTATTCATAATAACAACGAGAGATTAAAGGATGAATTGGATAAATGCGGCATTCAAAATTTTTCCGTAAGAATGACGAATTTTATCGATATTTTTTCTTTTTTAAAAATAAGGCGCTTTTTAAAGCGATACGATATTGACCTTATAAATTTTCATTCGTCCTTAGACCAATTTTTGGGCGGCATTGCAGCAGTTTCTATTTTTAAAAAAAAGATAATAAAAGTTTTAACGAGGCATGTTGCATACAAAGTAGACTTTTTAAAAGGATTTTTAATATACAGATTTTTAACCGACAGATTTATCGTTATATCGGATTTTATTAAAAAAAGGCTGATTAACGACATAGGAATAGACGAAAGTTTAATCAGGGTTATTTACAGTCCAAGGATCTGCGGCGATGAAAATAAAACTGCCTCTTTTTACGAATCCGAAAAAGCCGAAATAAGAGAAGAATTCGGTATTAAACCGGACGAAAAAATGATTTCCCTCATTGGTAGATTATCGGGCGAAAAAGGGCATGAAGTATTTATAAAAGCGGCAGAATTAATAATAAAAAAAAGACGGGATTTAAAATTCGTTATAATAGGCGAAGGAGAATTGCACGATTATATCGTGGGTTTAATTAAAGCAAAAGGACTTAAAGACTATTTCGTCATAAGCGGCTTTAAGGAAAATATCGAAAAATTTATATATGCATCCGACCTGATTACCGTTCCGTCGGGTCTTGAAGGAATGGGAAGTATTATAATAGAATCCTGCGCTTTAAAAAAAACCGTTATAGCTTCGGATGTAGGGGGAATTCCGGAGATAATTAAAAATAACGAAACAGGGCTGTTGTTTAAGAACGGCGATTTTTTTGAACTTGCGGAAAAAATAATGTATTTAATAGATAAATATGATTTAATTGAAAATTTTGCTGTTAATTGCTATAATGAAGTCGTAAAAAAATTCGACGCTAAAGCGGTGGCGTCTCAAACTGCTGAATTTTATATTGAATTGCTAAATAGCGTAAATAGAAAGAAATAAATAAAAAGAAATTTTAGCATATAGATAACATTTTAAAATGAGCATAAGCATAAATAAATTTTTAAAAGGTTTAGCTGTTTTTTTAATTATGCTATTTTTAGCCTATTCAATTTTATTTTCTTTTCATATAGTGGCTTTATCAAAGAGCCGTTTAAAATTGAAATTAGTTTCATTTTTAAAATATTCCTCCGTAAAACCGGGATTTTTAAAATTTGTAGATTTTAATTTTAATACGTTGACTTCGGATTATTTCTGGACGCTTTTCGTTCAGGAGGCTTCATCCTTCAGGCTGGCAAAGGCGCATTACCCGTATATGTATAAAATTTCGTTCATAACGGTTTCTTTAAATCCTAATTTTAATTATGCTTACCAGGCGGGCGGTACGCTTCTCGGACTGACGGGCAAACCTAAAAGAGCCATAAAACTTTTAAAGCTCGGTATGACCCATTTAAAAGGAAATTGGAATATACCGTTCCTCATATCTTTTAACTATTTTTACAATATAGGGAATTATAAAAAAGCCGCATATTATCTTAAATATGCCGTCGATATGAAAGGCAGTCCGAAATATTTAGAATTTTTATATATTAAACTCCTTAATAAATCCGGAAGCCTTAAAAAAACGCTAAGTTTTCTTAAAACCATGTATAAAAACAACAAAAATCCTTATATTAAGCAGATAATACAATACAGGATAGATGCCGTTAAAAACGAGATAGCGCTTAAAAAAGAGCATAAAAATTATAAAATTCCGTATTCTTTAAAACTGTTTATGCCTCAAAAAAGAGGGTGAATTATGATTGAAATAAAAAACGTAACGAAATATTTCAGGATAGGTTTTTTCGGAACGCGGAAAAATGCGGTTGAAGACCTTTCTTTAAACATAGACGGAGGAAAAGTCACCGGTTTTTTCGGTCCTAACGGCGCAGGCAAATCTACGACCATTAAAATGATAGTAGGGCTTATTAAGGCGTCCGGCGGAAGTATCAAAATTAACGGATACGACTCTTCCGATTACAGAGCAAGGCTTAATTTGGGGTATCTGCCTGAAAATCCCAGTTTCCCGCGCGGATTAAAAGGCATAGAAATTATTAATTACTATTCAAAACTCTTGAATAAAAAAATAAATAAAGACGAAATTTACGATGCTTTAAAATTAGCCGGTATTTTCTATGCGAAAAATATCCATGCGCATAAATATTCTAAGGGAATGACCCAGAGGCTGGCATTGGCGGTTTCTATCATAGGCGATCCGGAAATTTTAATATTCGACGAACCGTTGTCCGGACTAGACCCTATAGGGCGCAAGGAGTTTAAAGATATAATATTTAAACTTAAAGAAAGAAAGAAAACTATATTTTTTTCATCGCACGTGCTTGCC from Candidatus Acidulodesulfobacterium acidiphilum includes these protein-coding regions:
- a CDS encoding ABC transporter ATP-binding protein — protein: MIEIKNVTKYFRIGFFGTRKNAVEDLSLNIDGGKVTGFFGPNGAGKSTTIKMIVGLIKASGGSIKINGYDSSDYRARLNLGYLPENPSFPRGLKGIEIINYYSKLLNKKINKDEIYDALKLAGIFYAKNIHAHKYSKGMTQRLALAVSIIGDPEILIFDEPLSGLDPIGRKEFKDIIFKLKERKKTIFFSSHVLADSKELCDRIAVLVNGRLIKNENLGNIEKEAAAYAEEKKDDRLSGEYNTPLEVYLYDLMLKNRKN
- a CDS encoding MarC family protein; the protein is MQNIILIFFKDIFLALIPIFVAIDVFGILPIYLDFVKDTEADEEKKIRKNSLITAFSVGIGFLLLGKSLFAVMGISIYDFEMAGGVLLFIISINNLLAEKRKLYSSADKADLGVVPIGVPLIVGPGVLTTLLIITGIYGYIIVTIAFIINLLIVYVVLKNTRLFLRYLGKNGSNAAGKLAALLLAAYAVMMIRVGVINTIITYMKSLHSS
- a CDS encoding glycosyltransferase family 1 protein; its protein translation is MNNKKNKFNILHIDAFKNFGGAQNDVVILLKFLKLYHSEEFNIFVIHNNNERLKDELDKCGIQNFSVRMTNFIDIFSFLKIRRFLKRYDIDLINFHSSLDQFLGGIAAVSIFKKKIIKVLTRHVAYKVDFLKGFLIYRFLTDRFIVISDFIKKRLINDIGIDESLIRVIYSPRICGDENKTASFYESEKAEIREEFGIKPDEKMISLIGRLSGEKGHEVFIKAAELIIKKRRDLKFVIIGEGELHDYIVGLIKAKGLKDYFVISGFKENIEKFIYASDLITVPSGLEGMGSIIIESCALKKTVIASDVGGIPEIIKNNETGLLFKNGDFFELAEKIMYLIDKYDLIENFAVNCYNEVVKKFDAKAVASQTAEFYIELLNSVNRKK
- the ychF gene encoding redox-regulated ATPase YchF — its product is MGLKCGIVGLPNVGKSTIFNAITAGGAEASNYPFCTIEPNIGIKPVKDSRLEKLRDIFNPEKFTPTYVEFVDIAGLVKGASSGEGLGNKFLSHIRNVDLIIQVIRVFKESTVVHVEGGVNPARDLDIINTELALSDIEILSKHMQKLEKIARSGDKTAGSNLDFLKKINDKLSESGYIDIAGLDGDEKILLKSLGIISAKPSLYVLNVDEDMLAHDFLNKDIEDIMNIAKPKNIPVIRLCAKLEEELASLKEEDRQIFLKDYGIESSALDTVASVSFKLLGLISFFTAGKQEVRAWEIKNGWKAPQAAGTIHTDFEKGFIRAEVISYEDFIKAGSEANAAKMGLLRLEGKDYVVKDGDIMHFRFNV